One segment of Patescibacteria group bacterium DNA contains the following:
- a CDS encoding phospholipase D-like domain-containing protein, with protein MIKSSLYDEKTFYQKFIEDLSTCQKEVIIESPFISTERAKRLYPTFEKLVKQGVRVYVLTRDPREHSQSFEVQSEFEIRRFEVLGVQVFICTGNHHRKLAILDRKILWEGSLNILSQIKSREIMRRIEGKKSALEMFRFLKLGRFIKEGV; from the coding sequence ATGATTAAGTCTTCCTTGTACGACGAAAAAACCTTTTATCAAAAATTCATTGAAGATCTTTCCACCTGTCAAAAAGAGGTCATCATTGAGAGCCCCTTCATTTCAACGGAGAGAGCGAAAAGACTCTACCCGACTTTTGAAAAGTTAGTAAAACAAGGAGTCAGGGTTTACGTTTTGACCAGAGACCCGAGAGAACATAGCCAGAGTTTCGAAGTCCAATCCGAGTTTGAAATTCGCAGATTTGAGGTTTTGGGGGTTCAGGTTTTCATCTGTACCGGCAACCATCACCGCAAGTTGGCTATTTTGGACCGGAAAATACTTTGGGAAGGAAGCTTGAACATTTTATCTCAAATTAAAAGCCGGGAAATAATGAGACGAATAGAGGGTAAAAAGTCAGCGTTAGAGATGTTTCGCTTCTTGAAATTAGGCAGGTTTATCAAAGAAGGGGTATAA
- a CDS encoding NYN domain-containing protein, protein MPNKKAPDLTKRTKPLFAFFDVENVRNSVEEYGYIDLNYPKIIGWLKNKRSVSRIYLYASAEPGDTIKKKKYLDLQKIPGCYVSIKRIMAYKQKPWPLETICPSCQHSFVRKIYIKDHKKGNCDAEMTLDIVRFGVRKKYSGIIVFSGDGDFARVYEYVAEELKKPVILFAPDKVPGKKRTSSRLKKLANNGTIKLESLKGLMFHYGQKEE, encoded by the coding sequence ATGCCAAATAAGAAAGCGCCTGATCTCACTAAACGAACTAAACCACTTTTTGCCTTCTTTGATGTAGAAAACGTTCGAAACAGTGTAGAGGAATATGGATATATTGACCTTAACTATCCTAAAATTATTGGCTGGTTGAAAAATAAAAGAAGTGTTAGTCGGATTTATCTCTATGCATCTGCAGAACCAGGAGATACAATTAAAAAGAAAAAGTATTTAGATTTGCAGAAGATTCCTGGTTGTTATGTGTCCATTAAAAGGATTATGGCCTACAAGCAAAAACCATGGCCCCTCGAGACAATTTGCCCAAGTTGTCAACATTCATTTGTAAGAAAAATTTACATAAAAGATCACAAAAAGGGAAACTGCGATGCGGAGATGACTTTAGATATTGTTAGGTTTGGAGTTAGGAAAAAATATAGTGGAATTATTGTCTTTTCTGGTGACGGTGATTTTGCAAGAGTTTACGAATATGTTGCGGAAGAATTAAAAAAGCCCGTTATTCTTTTTGCACCAGATAAGGTGCCAGGTAAAAAAAGAACATCGTCGAGACTAAAGAAACTAGCGAATAACGGGACAATCAAACTAGAAAGCTTAAAGGGGTTGATGTTTCATTATGGACAGAAAGAAGAATAA
- a CDS encoding diacylglycerol kinase family protein, with protein MEKTTKDFFKAFPFAFNGILSVIRKERNIKFHLLATFLVVLLGLFLGISKTEWLIIVLIIAAVLAAEVFNSSLEGICDLLKEENHLDYQRTKFMRDASAGAVLILAMASVVIGLIIFLPYFL; from the coding sequence ATGGAGAAAACAACCAAGGATTTTTTCAAAGCCTTTCCTTTTGCCTTCAATGGCATTCTTAGTGTCATTAGAAAAGAAAGAAATATTAAGTTTCACCTTTTAGCTACCTTTTTAGTTGTTCTCCTAGGCTTGTTTTTAGGAATTAGCAAAACCGAATGGCTGATTATCGTTCTGATTATTGCTGCCGTTCTAGCCGCAGAGGTTTTTAATTCATCTCTAGAGGGTATTTGCGATCTCTTAAAAGAAGAAAATCATCTTGATTACCAGAGAACTAAATTTATGAGGGATGCTTCGGCCGGAGCGGTTTTAATCTTAGCCATGGCTTCAGTTGTTATTGGTTTAATTATCTTCCTACCCTATTTTTTATGA
- a CDS encoding 2-hydroxyacid dehydrogenase, with the protein MKIVIFKPKSGFSPKQQKQIASLGKVVYTKTNQELPMKKLLKIAKGAEIIGVDPDPLGGFEKAKEKLTKIMESLPKLKGVCLSTTSFGWIDLDYCSKRGITVSNVPGYSRESVAEHALALLLCLAKGIITSDRKTQRGKYKLEMGFELKGKTLGIIGLGNIGSRMAELGQGIGMKVIAYNRSPKKMKGVQMKSLNELLKRSDTISLHTTHEESNDEMVNEKMLSKMKDCVIIVNTVDREIVDESAMAEALKSGKVRAYAYEGEDLTRTPLAKIENAIGVKAFAYYTKEALDNLYEIWVGNLVALRKSKPRNLVS; encoded by the coding sequence ATGAAAATTGTGATTTTCAAACCTAAGTCGGGTTTTTCTCCAAAACAGCAAAAACAAATTGCCTCACTCGGCAAAGTTGTTTACACCAAAACAAACCAAGAACTTCCAATGAAAAAACTCCTAAAAATTGCTAAGGGTGCAGAAATCATTGGCGTTGACCCTGATCCCCTTGGTGGTTTTGAAAAGGCTAAAGAGAAGCTAACCAAAATAATGGAGTCTTTGCCCAAACTTAAGGGTGTCTGTCTTTCCACAACTTCTTTTGGCTGGATCGATTTAGATTATTGTAGTAAGCGGGGCATTACGGTTAGTAACGTTCCAGGCTATTCAAGAGAGTCTGTTGCTGAACACGCCTTAGCCCTATTGCTTTGTTTGGCTAAAGGAATTATTACCAGCGATCGGAAAACCCAAAGGGGAAAATACAAGCTAGAAATGGGTTTTGAACTAAAAGGAAAAACGCTTGGCATTATTGGTCTGGGTAATATTGGTAGCAGAATGGCCGAACTTGGCCAGGGAATAGGCATGAAAGTCATTGCTTATAATCGAAGTCCAAAGAAAATGAAGGGAGTCCAGATGAAATCTTTAAATGAATTATTAAAAAGATCAGATACAATTTCTCTGCACACCACACATGAGGAAAGTAATGATGAAATGGTTAATGAAAAAATGTTATCTAAAATGAAAGACTGTGTAATTATTGTGAATACAGTTGATAGAGAGATAGTTGATGAAAGCGCTATGGCAGAAGCCTTAAAGTCTGGAAAAGTCCGTGCCTATGCCTATGAGGGCGAAGATTTGACTCGTACACCTTTAGCTAAAATAGAAAACGCTATAGGGGTAAAGGCGTTTGCTTACTACACTAAAGAAGCGCTAGATAATTTATATGAAATTTGGGTTGGTAATCTTGTAGCCTTGCGTAAAAGTAAGCCTCGAAACCTCGTAAGTTAA
- a CDS encoding M23 family metallopeptidase has product MNPFLIMTFFSFKKEFFYVLLAFLLVILMPLIGVIILTRTGLDFVSERLVAINEVTNEVQILNPFDGSVYKTIKGPFVWPVTGIITLEFGESSRWQLFHTGIDIANPEGKKGDLITPFMPGTVVYAGQISWGFGKHIIIDHGDNLASIYAHLETIWVEVGQEVKPGDVIGTEDSTGWATGPHLHFQINVFGIPVNPRVFLGGS; this is encoded by the coding sequence ATGAATCCCTTTTTAATAATGACCTTTTTTTCTTTTAAAAAGGAGTTCTTCTATGTCCTCCTGGCTTTTCTTCTGGTCATCTTGATGCCCCTTATCGGGGTGATCATTCTCACCCGGACGGGTTTGGATTTTGTTTCCGAACGATTGGTGGCGATTAATGAAGTCACCAATGAGGTTCAAATCTTAAACCCGTTTGACGGCAGCGTCTACAAAACCATCAAAGGCCCCTTCGTCTGGCCGGTGACGGGAATCATTACCCTCGAGTTCGGCGAATCGAGCCGCTGGCAGCTTTTCCATACCGGCATTGACATTGCCAATCCCGAAGGCAAAAAAGGCGACCTCATCACCCCGTTCATGCCCGGAACCGTTGTTTACGCGGGTCAAATCTCTTGGGGTTTTGGCAAGCACATCATCATCGATCACGGCGATAATCTCGCTTCCATCTACGCCCATTTGGAGACCATCTGGGTCGAAGTGGGCCAGGAAGTCAAACCAGGCGATGTCATCGGCACCGAGGACAGCACCGGTTGGGCAACCGGACCGCATTTGCACTTTCAAATCAACGTCTTTGGCATACCAGTCAATCCGAGGGTGTTTTTGGGAGGAAGTTAA
- a CDS encoding helix-turn-helix transcriptional regulator, with product MTKIIRKQLGKNLKEARLKAGMTQVEVADKAGIHPNYYARIERGEANPSQEKLFGVTKALKVKSSKILPY from the coding sequence ATGACTAAAATCATCCGTAAACAATTAGGAAAAAATCTTAAAGAGGCTAGGCTAAAAGCGGGAATGACTCAGGTGGAGGTAGCCGACAAAGCCGGTATTCATCCCAATTACTATGCCCGAATTGAGCGCGGCGAAGCCAACCCTTCCCAAGAGAAACTTTTTGGAGTAACTAAAGCTCTGAAAGTAAAATCTTCAAAAATCCTGCCTTATTAA
- a CDS encoding MBL fold metallo-hydrolase, with the protein MEITFLGTGGGTNEERFKTCIFLPLNEKNNLILDVGGGTEIINQFAKAKINPACVNHIFISHTHFDHCLGLPAFLFYLVTEKKEEMPGKMGIYSNKRIISDLKEVLRITGAGALKRWGDRLIWIDTGLEKPVRITRDCSLLAFPAKGGQELKEQDLSCLIKLSRLQKSILFTGDTTPNEYLEKYARGVDTLIHEAILTHKNVELAHRHGHSTSQDAGKLAQQAGVKQLVLTHIYRESIVKEKSLLEETMKYYSGPVQLAHDFETINI; encoded by the coding sequence ATGGAGATAACGTTTTTAGGCACTGGTGGTGGTACAAACGAAGAAAGATTTAAAACTTGTATTTTTTTACCTCTTAATGAGAAGAACAATTTAATTTTGGACGTAGGTGGCGGAACCGAAATAATTAACCAATTCGCCAAGGCCAAGATTAATCCTGCTTGTGTAAATCACATTTTTATTAGTCATACTCATTTTGACCACTGTTTAGGTTTGCCCGCCTTTTTGTTTTATCTTGTGACCGAAAAGAAAGAAGAAATGCCAGGAAAAATGGGGATTTACTCTAACAAAAGAATAATCAGTGATTTAAAAGAAGTTTTGAGAATTACTGGGGCTGGCGCACTTAAGCGTTGGGGAGATAGATTAATCTGGATTGATACAGGATTAGAAAAACCAGTTAGAATAACAAGAGATTGCAGTTTGCTTGCCTTCCCTGCCAAAGGAGGGCAAGAATTGAAAGAACAAGATTTAAGCTGTTTAATTAAACTTTCTCGCCTCCAAAAATCCATTCTTTTTACAGGTGATACTACCCCAAATGAGTATTTAGAAAAATATGCTCGAGGTGTTGATACATTGATTCACGAAGCAATTCTTACCCATAAAAATGTCGAGCTTGCTCATAGGCATGGTCATTCTACATCTCAAGATGCAGGTAAACTTGCTCAACAAGCAGGAGTAAAACAGTTAGTGTTAACCCATATCTATCGGGAAAGTATTGTTAAAGAAAAATCTCTTCTTGAGGAGACTATGAAATATTATTCAGGACCTGTTCAACTAGCTCATGACTTTGAAACAATTAATATTTAA
- a CDS encoding TraC family protein, with product MVLPENKYRVVVETSAINFELKSEAEQDALIDNFQNFINALPCPIQILIRVREVEIDNYLEVFNNKNNHETNKLYRQQIKHYGQFVKQLVKGSKILSRRFYLVIPYEPEPEKNDFNLVKEQINLSLDIISKGLERLGMKTRSLNTLEILELFYSFYNPGVCKTQPIKEKTYQLLSKNKDVIQTPKL from the coding sequence TTGGTTCTGCCGGAAAATAAATATCGGGTGGTGGTCGAAACCTCGGCGATTAACTTTGAGCTCAAAAGCGAGGCCGAGCAAGACGCCTTGATTGACAATTTCCAAAATTTCATCAACGCCCTGCCTTGCCCCATCCAGATTTTGATTCGGGTCCGCGAAGTGGAGATTGACAACTATCTTGAGGTTTTCAACAACAAAAACAATCACGAAACCAACAAGCTTTACCGCCAGCAGATCAAGCACTATGGCCAGTTTGTCAAGCAATTAGTCAAGGGCAGTAAAATCCTTTCCCGGCGCTTCTACCTGGTGATTCCCTACGAGCCGGAACCGGAAAAAAACGACTTCAATTTGGTTAAAGAACAAATCAATCTCAGCCTGGACATTATCAGCAAAGGCTTGGAGCGGCTGGGGATGAAAACCAGAAGCCTCAACACCCTGGAAATTCTCGAGCTTTTTTACAGTTTTTACAATCCCGGGGTCTGTAAAACCCAGCCCATCAAAGAAAAAACCTATCAGCTTTTATCTAAAAACAAAGATGTTATTCAAACTCCCAAACTTTAA
- a CDS encoding Rid family detoxifying hydrolase, with protein sequence MKVKVETSKAASPGTGPFSQAVIDGNLVFTSGQIYLTPEGKLLEGTLEEQVRQIMKNLQAVLEEADVSFSNVVKSTVYVTDMSVYGKINEIYGSYFSTPYPAREVVCVKELPLGAKVEISMIAIK encoded by the coding sequence ATGAAAGTAAAGGTTGAAACTTCTAAGGCTGCCTCTCCAGGAACAGGTCCATTTTCTCAAGCTGTTATTGATGGGAATTTAGTTTTTACTTCAGGACAAATTTACCTTACCCCTGAGGGAAAGCTGCTTGAAGGTACCCTAGAGGAACAAGTGCGTCAAATAATGAAAAACCTTCAAGCCGTTCTTGAAGAAGCAGATGTTTCCTTTTCGAATGTCGTCAAGTCAACAGTTTATGTTACTGACATGTCAGTTTATGGGAAGATAAACGAGATATATGGGAGCTATTTCTCCACTCCCTATCCTGCAAGAGAAGTGGTTTGCGTAAAAGAACTTCCGCTTGGAGCTAAAGTCGAAATAAGCATGATTGCTATTAAATAG
- a CDS encoding tyrosine-type recombinase/integrase: MPANLKRKLENYLNKPSTSRLEARNKLIVSLFYYCGFRTWMLTDLKKKNYDPKNKMLYFRLRTNSLKENSILLDESVFKLIDFLTRSFSNPEWPLIMSFKIDSPINKPLSPRQIQRVTKNILLSLGFKKNIPPRMLRHNVGINLTKEKLRHKSLNKLIGRVSPWVFTEYKKRAGNFKKVGKI; the protein is encoded by the coding sequence ATGCCAGCCAATCTGAAGAGAAAACTAGAAAACTACCTTAATAAACCCTCAACTTCACGTCTCGAAGCCAGAAATAAACTTATTGTCAGTCTTTTTTATTATTGCGGTTTTAGAACATGGATGCTAACAGATCTAAAAAAGAAAAACTACGACCCAAAAAATAAAATGCTTTATTTTCGTCTTCGAACAAATTCTCTCAAAGAGAATAGTATACTTCTAGACGAATCTGTTTTTAAACTGATAGATTTTTTAACTAGATCATTTTCGAATCCAGAGTGGCCATTAATTATGAGTTTTAAAATTGATAGCCCGATAAATAAGCCACTATCTCCTCGCCAGATCCAAAGGGTTACCAAAAATATTTTGTTATCACTTGGTTTTAAAAAAAATATTCCACCAAGAATGTTGAGGCATAATGTTGGTATTAACTTAACCAAGGAAAAACTAAGACATAAATCGTTAAATAAATTAATTGGCAGAGTTTCTCCTTGGGTTTTTACAGAATACAAAAAAAGAGCGGGTAACTTTAAGAAAGTTGGGAAAATTTAA
- a CDS encoding MBL fold metallo-hydrolase: MRIECLVVGQLQTNCYLIWDEESNKAIIIDPADDGDYIIQKIRDFQLNPILIANTHGHVDHVLAITELKLAFKIPFFMHQKDLFLLKNMKSSAMYWFEMNEVDPPPEVDKFIREGDEIKFGKEKLEVIETPGHSPGGVSFYSREEGVLFSGDTLFKQGIGRYDFSYASREDLFKSIKKLLKLPSKTIVYSGHGPETVINKEKKVLDFFKVF, translated from the coding sequence ATGAGAATTGAGTGTTTAGTTGTTGGTCAACTCCAAACTAACTGTTATCTTATTTGGGACGAAGAAAGTAATAAAGCGATTATCATTGACCCGGCTGATGACGGCGACTACATTATTCAAAAAATTCGAGATTTTCAACTTAACCCAATTCTGATAGCCAATACCCATGGTCATGTTGACCATGTCTTGGCGATTACTGAACTTAAATTAGCTTTTAAAATTCCTTTTTTTATGCACCAAAAAGATTTGTTTCTTTTAAAAAATATGAAATCATCAGCCATGTATTGGTTCGAGATGAATGAGGTTGATCCGCCACCAGAAGTTGACAAGTTTATTAGAGAAGGTGATGAGATTAAATTTGGCAAAGAAAAATTAGAAGTGATTGAAACCCCAGGTCACTCCCCTGGCGGGGTATCATTTTACAGTAGGGAAGAGGGCGTGCTTTTTTCAGGCGACACTCTTTTCAAACAAGGTATTGGCCGCTATGATTTCTCCTATGCCTCGAGAGAAGATTTGTTCAAATCAATTAAAAAACTCTTAAAACTCCCGAGTAAAACAATTGTTTATTCAGGCCATGGACCAGAAACAGTAATTAACAAAGAAAAAAAAGTTTTAGATTTTTTTAAAGTGTTTTAA
- a CDS encoding MazG nucleotide pyrophosphohydrolase domain-containing protein yields the protein MKKTSHTLKDLTKLIMHQAKEKGFGTKPEEINVPEKIALIHSEISEAYEAYRNKKIEGRNGFKEEMGDAIQRILHLAGTLGIDIEEVIIKKIKKNKGRKWNWEKLNEKHV from the coding sequence ATGAAGAAAACTAGCCATACTTTAAAAGATTTGACTAAATTGATAATGCATCAAGCTAAAGAAAAAGGGTTCGGAACAAAACCTGAGGAAATAAATGTCCCTGAAAAAATTGCTTTGATTCACAGTGAAATTTCCGAAGCCTACGAAGCATATAGGAACAAAAAAATTGAAGGCAGGAACGGTTTTAAAGAAGAAATGGGCGATGCAATTCAGAGAATTCTTCATTTAGCAGGAACATTGGGGATAGATATTGAAGAGGTAATTATTAAGAAGATTAAGAAAAATAAAGGAAGAAAATGGAATTGGGAAAAACTAAATGAAAAGCATGTATAA
- a CDS encoding CxxC-x17-CxxC domain-containing protein: MADNDKPVDDVKPVKELKKDEEVKDEEPEVTEEPASSPAAPADKGATPAGTDQSGRQLYSVTCATCGKQTEVPFKPSGDRPVYCRDCYMKQKG, translated from the coding sequence ATGGCTGATAATGACAAACCAGTCGATGACGTTAAACCAGTAAAAGAACTAAAAAAAGACGAAGAAGTAAAAGATGAAGAACCAGAAGTAACTGAAGAGCCTGCCAGTAGTCCTGCTGCCCCGGCAGACAAAGGAGCTACACCAGCTGGAACAGACCAATCTGGTCGCCAGCTTTACAGCGTAACTTGTGCTACTTGTGGTAAGCAAACAGAAGTTCCTTTTAAACCATCTGGAGATAGACCTGTTTATTGTCGAGACTGCTATATGAAGCAAAAAGGATAG
- a CDS encoding ATP-binding protein — MLFKLPNFKKNKKRGLKTIELSFGEQDQVDLISYDGLKEYQNYLNLGGKYLRTLFVSGYPYVATTGWLNNLVNFNHDIDIAYHLEQIDSKISLPKLNRKITELESTRRVLQQQGKIIGPEVLDPLKSAVDLKNRILRGQEKLFQVSIYIHLTADSLVELEKLTTLAETVLATRLFYTKTAVFQQLEGLQSILPRAENLLDQKRNLDSSSTALTFPFTSSELVQETGILYGVNLSNNSLVMIDRFSLNNANSIVFAQSGCGKSYAAKVEILRQLIQKTKVIVIDPEREYQQLARSLEGTYIKLSAKSKEKINPFDFSVSSFGQGNNLVEHIQDLTEIVSLMVEGLTSEEKAIVDKAIVKTYKNLGWAIHGRKKGQRYPLMKDLYQTLKKDRQRKLCVRLEKYVKGSLAHVFNQQTNIKLDNRLIVFDIKDLPESLRQIMILIISNYVYNQVKSNPQKRLLVIDEAWILLEHEESARFIAGLTRRARKYYLGVNIISQAANDFLGNEYGQAIASQASLRILMRQDTTTIKKVVEEFKLSEYEQKFLLTCDKGEAIVIADQNHVALKVVASEKEHPLITTDPAERYSLR; from the coding sequence ATGTTATTCAAACTCCCAAACTTTAAGAAAAACAAAAAGCGAGGTCTCAAAACGATCGAGCTCTCGTTCGGCGAACAGGACCAGGTGGATTTAATCTCGTATGACGGCCTCAAGGAATACCAAAACTATCTCAATCTGGGCGGCAAATACCTGCGGACCCTCTTCGTCTCCGGTTATCCTTACGTGGCGACTACCGGCTGGCTGAACAATCTGGTTAATTTCAACCACGACATCGACATTGCTTACCACCTGGAACAGATCGATTCGAAAATCTCCCTGCCCAAGCTTAATCGAAAGATTACCGAATTGGAGTCAACCCGAAGGGTCCTCCAACAGCAGGGAAAAATCATCGGCCCGGAAGTGCTTGACCCCTTAAAATCGGCGGTTGATTTAAAAAACAGAATCCTGCGGGGCCAGGAAAAGCTCTTCCAAGTCTCCATCTATATCCACCTGACGGCCGACTCTTTGGTTGAATTGGAAAAGCTGACCACCCTGGCGGAGACGGTTCTGGCGACGAGATTGTTCTACACCAAAACAGCGGTTTTCCAGCAGCTTGAAGGCCTCCAATCCATCCTGCCCCGGGCGGAAAATCTCCTTGACCAAAAAAGGAATTTGGACAGCTCCTCAACGGCCTTAACCTTTCCTTTTACTTCCTCCGAACTGGTCCAGGAAACCGGCATTTTGTATGGGGTCAATCTTTCCAACAATTCCTTGGTGATGATTGACCGCTTCAGCCTCAATAACGCCAACAGTATCGTCTTTGCCCAATCCGGCTGCGGCAAAAGCTACGCGGCCAAAGTGGAAATCCTGCGCCAGCTGATTCAAAAGACGAAAGTGATCGTCATTGACCCGGAGCGGGAATACCAGCAGCTTGCCCGCTCTTTAGAGGGCACCTACATCAAACTCTCGGCCAAATCCAAGGAAAAAATCAACCCTTTCGACTTCTCAGTCAGCTCCTTTGGCCAGGGCAACAACCTGGTCGAGCACATCCAGGATTTGACGGAAATCGTTTCCTTAATGGTGGAAGGCTTGACTTCGGAAGAAAAAGCGATTGTTGACAAAGCGATTGTCAAAACTTACAAAAACCTTGGCTGGGCAATCCACGGCCGGAAAAAAGGTCAAAGATACCCGTTGATGAAAGACCTATACCAAACCTTGAAAAAAGACCGGCAGAGAAAACTCTGCGTCCGGCTGGAGAAATACGTCAAGGGATCGCTGGCTCATGTCTTCAACCAGCAAACCAATATCAAGCTCGACAACCGCTTGATCGTCTTTGATATCAAAGACCTGCCCGAATCCCTGCGCCAAATCATGATTCTGATCATTTCCAATTATGTCTACAACCAGGTCAAATCCAATCCCCAGAAACGGCTCTTGGTGATTGATGAGGCCTGGATTCTTTTGGAGCATGAGGAAAGCGCCCGCTTTATTGCCGGCTTGACCAGAAGGGCGCGCAAATACTACCTGGGTGTCAACATCATCTCCCAGGCGGCCAACGACTTCCTGGGCAACGAATACGGTCAGGCGATTGCCTCCCAGGCCTCGCTGCGGATTCTAATGCGCCAGGACACGACCACCATTAAAAAAGTGGTCGAAGAGTTCAAGCTAAGCGAATACGAGCAGAAATTCCTGCTCACCTGCGATAAGGGCGAGGCGATTGTCATTGCCGACCAAAACCATGTGGCCCTGAAAGTGGTTGCCTCGGAAAAAGAACATCCCCTGATTACGACCGATCCGGCCGAAAGATACTCCCTGCGATGA
- a CDS encoding polymer-forming cytoskeletal protein yields the protein MKKLKFLIAFFIIISTFFFFANPVLAQETQEFSNIVVKKGEVIDHDFFAAGSTVTISGVVNGDVFAAGGILVVDGIINGDLLAGAGTINLLGRVSDDVRVGGGTLFVNGEIGKNLTVGGGNINIAEGARIGGSLLGFGGAFDIRGPIGKDVNLFAGQATVTSQINGNLKGSIEKLVLSSEAQILGDLEYESPQKADIDERALIIGKTTFKPSETRKPESFKSWTFKGWKIFNLFWLGFYIKLSAFIIAFLFGLVFLYLFPKRIEAITKILKNRPWPSLGAGFLALILFVPSVILLAISLIGIPLILIFIPVFLFLIYFSKIFTALCLGREVLFRFNSKKSQVWALLIGLLIYYFLRLIPIVSPIIAFGFISAGLGAFLLDQKSLRTSKK from the coding sequence GTGAAAAAACTAAAATTTCTTATTGCCTTTTTTATAATTATCTCTACTTTTTTCTTTTTTGCTAATCCTGTTTTGGCTCAAGAGACTCAAGAATTCAGTAATATCGTGGTTAAAAAAGGGGAGGTAATTGATCACGATTTTTTTGCTGCCGGTAGCACTGTCACTATTTCTGGTGTTGTTAATGGTGATGTTTTTGCGGCTGGAGGTATTCTTGTTGTTGACGGCATTATTAATGGTGATCTTTTAGCTGGTGCCGGGACAATAAATCTCTTAGGCAGGGTTAGTGATGATGTCAGGGTCGGTGGTGGAACACTTTTTGTTAATGGCGAGATTGGTAAAAATTTAACTGTTGGTGGTGGCAATATTAATATTGCTGAAGGAGCCAGAATCGGCGGAAGCTTACTAGGTTTTGGTGGTGCTTTTGATATTCGAGGACCAATCGGAAAAGATGTCAATCTTTTCGCTGGACAAGCGACGGTTACCAGTCAGATTAACGGTAATCTCAAAGGATCAATAGAAAAACTGGTTTTGAGTTCTGAAGCTCAAATTTTAGGGGATTTAGAATATGAAAGTCCTCAAAAAGCCGACATTGATGAGAGGGCCTTGATTATTGGCAAAACAACTTTCAAACCTTCTGAAACAAGAAAGCCAGAGAGTTTTAAGTCCTGGACATTCAAAGGTTGGAAGATTTTTAATCTTTTTTGGTTGGGTTTTTATATTAAGTTATCGGCTTTCATTATTGCTTTTCTTTTTGGTCTAGTCTTTCTTTATTTGTTTCCTAAAAGGATTGAGGCGATTACTAAAATTCTTAAAAATCGGCCTTGGCCAAGCCTTGGTGCTGGTTTTTTAGCCTTAATTTTGTTTGTTCCTTCAGTCATTCTCCTAGCCATAAGTTTGATTGGTATTCCCTTAATTCTTATATTTATTCCGGTTTTTCTCTTTTTAATTTATTTCAGCAAGATTTTTACGGCTCTTTGTTTGGGTAGAGAAGTTCTTTTTCGCTTTAATTCAAAGAAAAGTCAAGTTTGGGCGCTCTTAATTGGTTTATTGATTTACTATTTTCTGAGATTAATTCCTATTGTTAGTCCAATAATTGCTTTTGGCTTTATCAGTGCTGGTTTAGGCGCCTTTCTCCTTGATCAAAAATCACTCCGAACTTCAAAAAAATAA
- a CDS encoding HIT domain-containing protein codes for MSKETCLFCDRNNPEKHTIISENDLFYGRWDNFPVSDGHAEIVPKRHVESLFELTDNELVQLFDLLKKVKDIIQDKYSPDAFNIGINEGEEAGRTIHHLHVHIIPRYKGDVENPRGGIRHVISGKGNY; via the coding sequence GTGTCTAAAGAAACCTGCTTGTTCTGCGATAGGAATAACCCAGAAAAACATACCATAATAAGTGAAAATGATTTGTTCTATGGAAGATGGGATAACTTCCCCGTCTCAGATGGGCATGCAGAAATTGTTCCCAAAAGACACGTTGAATCACTTTTCGAACTAACAGATAATGAGTTAGTTCAATTGTTTGATTTACTTAAAAAAGTAAAAGATATTATTCAAGATAAATACAGTCCTGATGCTTTTAATATTGGAATAAATGAAGGAGAAGAAGCGGGGAGAACTATTCACCATCTTCATGTGCATATTATTCCAAGATATAAAGGTGACGTAGAAAACCCAAGAGGCGGTATAAGACACGTGATTTCAGGGAAAGGAAACTACTAA
- a CDS encoding terminase small subunit, which produces MKLTFKQRLFIANYLKTGNATKAAARAYNVKSRNVAGEYRRYSNLFSQ; this is translated from the coding sequence GTGAAGTTGACCTTTAAGCAAAGACTGTTTATTGCGAATTATCTGAAGACTGGCAATGCTACTAAGGCAGCAGCCAGGGCCTACAATGTTAAAAGCAGGAACGTAGCTGGCGAGTATAGACGCTATTCGAACCTATTTAGTCAGTAA